In Flavobacterium sp. GSB-24, the genomic window TTGAACATGATGTGGCGATCCAGTATTTAAGAACGTATAAGAATCTTTTTTCTGTATTTCGTTAACGTCAATCATCTGCAAGGAAACAATAGAATCATCATTAACAGAAGCATGGTGTAATCCGTCAGTGGCAATAAAAGTTGTTTTGTCATCAATTACTCCCAACTGATTGGCAAAAGCAACGAGACAACGCCCACCATTGCCGCACATGGAGCTTTGATTTCCATCGGAATTATAATAAACCATTCTAAAATCGGTTTCAGAGTCATTTTCAAGCAGAATCAATCCATCAGCTCCAACCCCTAAACGTCTGTCGCACAAGCGTTCAATAAGTTTAACATCTTCTTTTGGAAAGAAATTTGAACGATTATCAATCATTACAAAATCGTTCCCGGTTCCTTGATATTTATAAAATTCTATTTGCATTTTTTAGTCATTAGAAATACAAAAGTACAAACTATTAATTAATGAAATGTTAATCATTGTTAAAGAGAGTTAAACCGTTTTTACAAATAATTTTTTGAAGTAATTTTACGTTAAATAACATGAACATAAATTCTAATAACTTTAATTACAAATTCTAATATGAAAAGATTTTCAGCCTTATTTTTAGTGTCATTATTAAGTGGTGCTATTACTCTTGGTGCTTACAAGTTATTATTTGAAAGCAACAATTCTTTTTTTGGAAAAGGAAATTCTGTTGTTACTCTTGCCCCCAATTCATTTGGAAAAAATGTTGGTTTAGCAGGTGAAACAGTAGATTTTACCGAAGCCGCAGACAAAACTATCCATACCGTTGTTCACGTAAAAAATGTTTCTAGAAGAACCGTTAGTAATCCGATGCTTGAATTTTTCTATGGTTACGGAGGACAGCAGCAACAAGAACAAGTTGGTACTGGTTCTGGTGTAATTATTTCCGAAGATGGATACATTGTAACCAACAATCACGTTATTAAAGATGCTACGGAAATCGAAATTACTTTAAACAATAAAAAATCATATAAAGCGAAGTTAATCGGTACAGATTCAAAAATGGATATAGCACTTTTGAAAATCAATGCCGATGAAAAACTTCCTTACACCGCTTTCGCAAATTCAGACAGCGTAAAAGTTGGAGAATGGGTATTGGCAGTTGGAAATCCATATAACTTAACTTCTACAGTAACTGCTGGTATTGTTTCGGCGAAAGCCAGAAATTTAGATCAAAGCGGCATTCAATCATTTATCCAGACAGATGCGGCAGTTAATCCAGGAAATAGCGGTGGAGCGTTAGTTAATGCGAGAGGCGAACTAATTGGAATTAATACCATGATTTCCTCAATGACTGGTTCTTATGTAGGATATTCTTTTGCTGTACCTTCTAATATCGCTCGAAAAATAATCGAGGATATTATGGAATATGGAAATGTGCAAAGAGGAATTTTAGGAGTTGAAGGTGGTGAACTAAATAGTACCGCATCTAAAGAATTAGGTATTACAGAAACTCAAGGATTCTACATTAATAGAGTAACCAAAAATTCTGGCGCAGAAAAAGCAGGCTTAGGCAAAGGCGATATTATTGTAAAGCTAGATGATCAAAATATTTCTACATA contains:
- the dapF gene encoding diaminopimelate epimerase; translation: MQIEFYKYQGTGNDFVMIDNRSNFFPKEDVKLIERLCDRRLGVGADGLILLENDSETDFRMVYYNSDGNQSSMCGNGGRCLVAFANQLGVIDDKTTFIATDGLHHASVNDDSIVSLQMIDVNEIQKKDSYTFLNTGSPHHVQIVDDLEHYNVKENGAAIRYGELYGEKGSNINFVKKVDNDTFSLRTYERGVEDETLACGTGATAVAIAMNAIGETDKTSINLNVEGGKLVVSFDKENDGYTNVFLTGPAKFVFKGTIEI
- a CDS encoding Do family serine endopeptidase yields the protein MKRFSALFLVSLLSGAITLGAYKLLFESNNSFFGKGNSVVTLAPNSFGKNVGLAGETVDFTEAADKTIHTVVHVKNVSRRTVSNPMLEFFYGYGGQQQQEQVGTGSGVIISEDGYIVTNNHVIKDATEIEITLNNKKSYKAKLIGTDSKMDIALLKINADEKLPYTAFANSDSVKVGEWVLAVGNPYNLTSTVTAGIVSAKARNLDQSGIQSFIQTDAAVNPGNSGGALVNARGELIGINTMISSMTGSYVGYSFAVPSNIARKIIEDIMEYGNVQRGILGVEGGELNSTASKELGITETQGFYINRVTKNSGAEKAGLGKGDIIVKLDDQNISTYADLSGYINTKRPNDVVKVTYIKDGKTKTVPVTLSKNEFYSAEFKGIELENIDAADKKKFRIDYGVKIKNITNENLMQYQNELQGNIILSIDNVKATNVETVSKLLSKKDEGQSVRIEMINRNGEIFRIII